One Poecilia reticulata strain Guanapo linkage group LG19, Guppy_female_1.0+MT, whole genome shotgun sequence genomic window carries:
- the adoa gene encoding 2-aminoethanethiol (cysteamine) dioxygenase a encodes MPRDNKTALIQKIAKQAFITFKDCRSANNGDGSVVADKVNELISLVTSVRAKDLKIIPLKNKPSSGAAAPQSPPVTYMHICETEVFSMGVFLLKAGTSIPLHDHPGMNGMLKVLYGKVNVRCLDKLENSLPVPPRLEPALAPLQTAVVWRSVLRSVAEYSENSGPCLLTPVRDNLHQIDAVDGPAAFLDILAPPYNPDDGRDCHYYRVLRSEAEPVTGAKVDQEQLGDKENEGWLFEIPQPEDFWCGGEPYPGPVVSI; translated from the exons ATGCCGCGAGACAACAAAACTGCCCTGATCCAGAAAATAGCGAAGCAGGCCTTTATCACGTTTAAAGACTGCAGATCTGCGAACAACGGGGACGGAAGCGTCGTTGCGGACAAGGTCAATGAACTCATCTCCTTAGTGACCTCCGTCCGGGCCAAGGACCTGAAAATTAttcctctgaaaaacaaaccgaGCTCCGGCGCAGCTGCACCTCAGAGCCCCCCAGTCACCTACATGCATATCTGCGAGACGGAGGTGTTCAGCATGGGGGTGTTCTTGCTAAAGGCTGGGACCTCCATCCCGCTCCATGACCACCCAGGAATGAACGGGATGCTCAAG GTCCTGTATGGAAAGGTGAACGTCAGGTGTTTGGACAAGCTGGAGAACAGTCTTCCTGTCCCACCTCGTCTGGAGCCGGCCCTGGCTCCGCTGCAGACGGCGGTGGTGTGGCGCTCCGTGCTCCGCTCCGTGGCTGAATACTCTGAGAACAGCGGGCCATGCCTCCTCACGCCCGTACGGGATAACCTCCACCAGATCGATGCAGTGGACGGACCGGCTGCTTTCCTGGACATCCTGGCTCCTCCCTACAACCCGGACGACGGCCGGGACTGTCACTATTACAGAGTCCTGCGGAGCGAGGCCGAGCCGGTGACGGGTGCAAAGGTCGACCAGGAGCAGCTGGGAGACAAGGAGAATGAAGGATGGCTTTTTGAAATCCCCCAGCCGGAGGACTTCTGGTGTGGGGGGGAACCTTACCCAGGCCCTGTAGTCTCGATCTGA
- the egr2b gene encoding early growth response protein 2, protein MTAKTLEKVPVNLGGFVHPVADGVYSVDDIAASLPTSVAIFPDLGAHYDQMNVAADSLMGADMNAEKRSVELSSFSSGFSQPASHRNQTFTYMGKFSIDSQYPGNWNPEGVINIVSGIFNVAQPPPPPPPPSSSASSSPASSGSPHHFSSGALSCTMAAQSQADLDHHHHLYSPPPPYSSSGCGEVYQDPSAFLSTSSCPIASYPPPSYSSPKQPSSSDVPGLLPIIPDYSSFFQPACQRDMHPATIPDRKPFVPCPLDTFRVPPPLTPLNTIRNFTLGAPGGGGSETGQPRLSSAYSPQNLPLRPILRPRKYPNRPSKTPVHERPYPCPAEGCDRRFSRSDELTRHIRIHTGHKPFQCRICMRNFSRSDHLTTHIRTHTGEKPFACDYCGRKFARSDERKRHTKIHLRQKERKATTVSSTASSGSSALERPSGGISAASGICS, encoded by the exons ATGACAGCTAAAACTCTGGAGAAAGTGCCGGTGAATCTAGGAGGGTTCGTGCATCCTGTGGCAGACGGCGTGTACTCTGTGGATGACATCGCCGCCAGTCTGCCGACCTCTGTGGCCATCTTTCCCGACCTAGGAGCACATTACGACCAGATGAATGTGGCAGCAG ACAGCCTGATGGGCGCTGACATGAACGCAGAGAAGCGCTCGGTGGAGctctcctccttctccagcGGCTTCTCCCAGCCCGCCTCCCATCGCAACCAGACCTTCACCTACATGGGGAAGTTCTCCATCGACTCCCAGTACCCAGGAAACTGGAACCCAGAGGGAGTCATTAACATCGTTTCGGGTATATTCAACGTGGCCCAGCCGcctccccctccacctcctccttcctcttcagCCTCTTCCTCCCCGGCTTCCTCTGGATCTCCTCATCACTTCTCCAGTGGAGCTTTAAGTTGCACCATGGCGGCTCAGAGCCAGGCCGACCTGGATCACCACCATCACCTGTACTCACCCCCTCCCCCTTACTCCTCCTCTGGCTGCGGGGAGGTGTACCAGGACCCCTCGGCTTTTTTGTCCACCTCTTCCTGTCCGATAGCCTCGTACCCTCCGCCCTCGTACTCATCACCTAAGCAGCCCAGCAGTTCAGACGTACCGGGCCTCTTACCCATCATCCCTGACTACTCCAGCTTCTTCCAGCCGGCCTGTCAGCGGGACATGCACCCTGCAACTATCCCAGATCGGAAGCCGTTCGTCCCGTGTCCTCTTGATACATTCCGAGTCCCCCCTCCCCTGACACCGCTGAACACTATCAGAAACTTTACTTTGGGAGCTCCGGGTGGCGGCGGCTCAGAAACAGGGCAGCCCCGGCTCTCCTCTGCCTACAGCCCCCAGAACCTGCCCCTCAGGCCGATCCTGCGGCCAAGAAAATACCCGAACAGACCCAGCAAAACGCCAGTCCACGAGCGGCCGTACCCGTGTCCGGCGGAGGGCTGTGACCGGCGCTTCTCCCGCTCCGACGAACTAACCAGGCACATCCGCATTCACACTGGCCACAAACCCTTCCAGTGTCGGATCTGCATGCGGAACTTCAGCCGCAGCGACCACCTCACAACGCATATCCGCACGCACACGGGAGAGAAGCCGTTCGCCTGCGACTACTGCGGCCGCAAGTTTGCTCGGAGCGACGAGAGAAAGAGACACACTAAGATCCACCTGCGGCAGAAGGAGAGGAAAGCGACCACGGTGTCCTCGACTGCCTCCTCTGGAAGCTCCGCGTTGGAGCGTCCGTCAGGCGGCATCAGTGCAGCCAGTGGGATTTGTTCCTAA